From a single Leptospirillum ferriphilum genomic region:
- a CDS encoding serine hydrolase domain-containing protein, which yields MTIETTLENAVRENVFPGAVSLWGTARTILGEVAVGQTRVDLSNSAPVTSDTMFDLASLTKPLVTASLSLLLASKGILDIDAPLSEYLPDTRKTALEGVPFHRLLSHSSGLVGWAPLFRECVPDNARECLKKAILALPLSSVPGTRSEYSDFGYILAGWILESVGQKPLDRLFDEYIRIPLDISDAGFTPVAPGSPFEKRSFAATEPPEEGSVSLAGIVHDEHARLLGGISGHAGLFGTAKAVWELSKPWFGEGDLFPRGWLDRFRTRQDGTPWTLGWDTPTAGSSSGTRFSSFSIGHLGYTGTSVWMDLDRQIIIILLTHRVHPTRTNNRIREFRPRFHDRIMEDVFFERS from the coding sequence TTGACCATTGAAACCACGCTGGAAAACGCGGTCCGGGAAAACGTTTTCCCCGGGGCAGTCTCCCTTTGGGGAACCGCCCGGACAATCCTGGGGGAAGTCGCCGTGGGACAAACACGCGTCGATCTGTCCAACAGTGCGCCCGTCACTTCCGACACCATGTTCGACCTGGCGAGCCTCACCAAGCCCCTTGTGACAGCTTCCCTGTCCCTTCTTCTCGCCAGCAAAGGAATTCTCGACATCGATGCACCGTTGTCCGAATACCTTCCTGACACCCGGAAAACGGCGCTGGAGGGAGTTCCTTTCCACCGTCTCCTGTCCCACTCGAGCGGGCTTGTAGGATGGGCGCCCCTCTTCCGTGAATGTGTTCCCGATAACGCCCGGGAGTGTCTGAAAAAAGCGATTCTGGCCCTTCCGCTCTCCTCGGTTCCGGGAACCCGGTCGGAATACAGCGACTTCGGATACATTCTGGCGGGTTGGATTCTGGAGTCTGTCGGTCAGAAACCTCTCGACCGCCTGTTCGACGAGTATATCCGGATCCCTCTGGATATTTCCGACGCGGGATTTACCCCTGTTGCCCCGGGCTCCCCGTTTGAAAAAAGGTCTTTTGCCGCCACAGAACCGCCGGAAGAAGGGAGCGTTTCGCTGGCCGGTATCGTGCACGACGAACATGCCCGTCTTCTGGGAGGAATCTCCGGACACGCCGGGTTGTTTGGCACGGCGAAAGCCGTCTGGGAACTCTCAAAACCGTGGTTCGGAGAGGGGGATCTTTTTCCGCGCGGATGGCTCGACCGTTTCCGGACGCGCCAGGATGGGACACCCTGGACGCTCGGATGGGACACACCGACAGCCGGTTCCTCCTCCGGGACACGATTTTCATCGTTTTCGATCGGGCACCTGGGGTATACCGGAACCTCCGTCTGGATGGATCTCGATCGTCAGATCATCATAATCCTTTTGACCCATCGGGTGCATCCCACACGAACAAACAACCGGATCCGGGAATTTCGTCCCCGCTTTCACGACCGGATCATGGAAGACGTCTTTTTCGAAAGGTCCTGA
- the tldD gene encoding metalloprotease TldD, with translation MEVMKFFESRFGTHERVLGQTLGSALGQQIDDADLYFEYTTVESLSLEEGMVKKGGRHVSQGVGARVLAGEKTGYAITEEIRPETLQEIVRTARAISLTGSHAENSLRLVPSRRQSPSLYPVTSEDLDVPLTQKKDLLLEADNAARSADPRVVQVMASVSTEMKSVMVVRRDGLISADRLPLIRVNVTVIAEENGQRQTGSYGYGGRISFAEVMGEPLRHAAREAARQAIVNLGARACPTGTMPVVLGPGWPGILLHEAIGHGLEGDFNRKGTSAFSGRIGERVASPLCTIIDDGTLPHRRGSLNVDDEGTPTQRTVLIEKGILKGYLQDRHNARLMGVAPTGNGRRESYAHPPMPRMTNTIMLSGESDPEEILRSLDKGLYAVNFGGGQVDITSGKFVFSTAEAYWVENGRIQYPVRGATLIGNGPDALTRVSMVGNDLRLDPGVGTCGKDGQSVPVGVGLPTIRVEDLTVGGTA, from the coding sequence ATGGAAGTCATGAAGTTCTTCGAATCCCGTTTCGGAACCCACGAAAGGGTTCTCGGTCAAACGCTCGGGTCGGCTTTGGGGCAACAAATCGACGATGCGGACCTGTACTTCGAATACACGACGGTGGAAAGTCTGAGTCTTGAAGAAGGGATGGTGAAAAAAGGGGGACGGCATGTCTCCCAGGGTGTCGGAGCGAGGGTTCTGGCTGGAGAAAAGACGGGGTATGCGATTACCGAGGAAATCCGTCCGGAGACGTTGCAGGAAATTGTCCGGACCGCCCGGGCCATTTCCCTGACCGGGAGCCATGCGGAAAACTCCCTCCGGCTGGTGCCGTCCCGGCGACAGTCGCCATCTCTTTACCCGGTGACCTCCGAGGATCTGGACGTTCCCCTGACCCAGAAAAAGGATTTGCTCCTGGAAGCCGACAATGCAGCCCGTTCGGCAGACCCTCGGGTGGTTCAGGTGATGGCGAGCGTCTCGACCGAGATGAAATCCGTGATGGTCGTTCGTCGCGATGGACTGATCTCAGCCGACCGTCTTCCTCTCATCCGGGTCAACGTGACCGTCATTGCCGAAGAAAATGGCCAGCGCCAGACCGGATCCTATGGTTACGGGGGAAGAATTTCCTTTGCGGAGGTGATGGGTGAACCGCTCCGGCATGCGGCACGCGAAGCGGCCCGCCAGGCTATCGTCAATCTTGGTGCCCGCGCGTGTCCGACCGGAACGATGCCGGTTGTTCTGGGTCCCGGATGGCCGGGCATTCTGTTACATGAAGCCATCGGCCACGGTCTTGAGGGGGATTTCAACCGGAAAGGCACGAGCGCTTTTTCCGGACGCATCGGGGAGCGTGTGGCGTCGCCGCTTTGTACGATTATCGATGACGGAACTCTCCCCCATCGTCGAGGTTCCCTGAATGTGGACGATGAAGGGACGCCGACCCAGAGGACCGTCCTGATCGAAAAAGGGATTCTCAAAGGGTATCTTCAGGATCGGCATAATGCCAGATTGATGGGAGTTGCCCCGACGGGCAACGGACGTCGTGAGTCCTATGCCCATCCCCCCATGCCCCGCATGACAAACACCATCATGTTGTCGGGAGAGAGCGATCCGGAGGAAATCCTCCGGTCCCTGGACAAGGGGTTGTATGCGGTCAACTTCGGGGGAGGGCAGGTCGACATCACGTCCGGCAAGTTTGTGTTCTCCACTGCTGAGGCCTACTGGGTCGAGAACGGCCGAATCCAGTACCCGGTCCGGGGTGCAACGCTGATCGGAAACGGTCCGGATGCCCTGACCCGTGTCAGTATGGTCGGGAACGACCTCCGTCTTGATCCGGGGGTCGGAACGTGCGGAAAAGATGGACAGTCCGTTCCTGTCGGTGTGGGGCTGCCGACGATTCGGGTGGAAGACTTGACGGTGGGAGGTACGGCGTGA
- a CDS encoding TldD/PmbA family protein, with product MNEREALDLLSFVVDRATSLGATSADALLIFSDDNVVGVRKGEVEKIQRTRSRGMGLRIFRGHSQAIVSTSDLDRSSLESLVRGAVAMAEETQPDLFSGLPGAGGGRVFSSSSLEILEDPAPDISQEERIRLALETEKAAFAEDPRIWNSEGAEFQSTHLKSYLVNTDGFSGGSARSLYGLSCSVIARDGDSMERDYWYEQSHFYHRLPHPEEVGRHAGRRAISRLHPRRPKTTTCPVLFDAEVARSLVSHLIGALSGYSLYRNATYLRDRENSRVASTGVTIREDPLLPGGFGSRPFDGEGVVSKPKVIVEHGILKTYLFDAYSGRKNGRSTTGNASRSLGDAPHVGVSNILVEPGGRSKDELLHDMKRGLYVTELIGFGVNAVTGDYSRGAFGFWVEDGEIQFPVSELTIAGNLDDMFQSIVEVGNDRRIRSSISSPSILLESMRVGGNG from the coding sequence GTGAACGAGAGGGAAGCCCTTGATCTGTTGTCGTTTGTTGTCGACCGGGCCACGTCATTGGGCGCAACGTCGGCGGATGCCCTTCTGATTTTCTCCGACGACAATGTGGTCGGTGTCCGGAAGGGTGAAGTGGAAAAAATACAACGGACCCGGAGCCGAGGAATGGGTCTACGGATTTTCCGGGGCCATTCCCAGGCGATTGTTTCGACGTCGGATCTGGACAGGAGTTCCCTGGAATCCCTCGTGCGGGGGGCCGTGGCCATGGCGGAAGAGACCCAGCCGGATCTGTTTTCCGGACTGCCCGGAGCGGGAGGCGGCCGTGTTTTTTCCTCCTCCTCTCTCGAGATCCTGGAAGACCCGGCTCCGGATATTTCCCAGGAGGAAAGGATTCGGCTGGCCCTGGAAACGGAAAAGGCCGCTTTTGCCGAGGATCCGCGGATTTGGAACTCGGAAGGGGCAGAGTTTCAGAGCACGCATCTCAAAAGCTACCTGGTGAACACCGATGGTTTTTCCGGAGGTTCCGCCCGTTCCCTCTACGGATTGTCCTGTTCGGTGATTGCCCGGGACGGAGATTCGATGGAACGGGACTACTGGTATGAACAGTCTCATTTCTACCATCGTCTCCCGCACCCCGAAGAGGTCGGACGTCATGCCGGACGGCGGGCCATATCCAGACTGCATCCGCGAAGGCCCAAAACGACGACCTGCCCGGTTCTTTTTGATGCCGAGGTCGCCCGCTCCTTGGTTTCGCATCTGATCGGGGCGTTGTCCGGTTATTCCCTTTACCGGAACGCCACCTATCTGAGAGACAGGGAAAACAGCCGGGTCGCATCGACCGGAGTCACGATACGGGAAGATCCCCTGCTCCCGGGGGGGTTCGGCTCCAGGCCCTTCGACGGGGAAGGGGTGGTATCAAAACCAAAGGTGATCGTCGAACACGGTATTCTGAAAACATACCTGTTTGATGCCTATTCCGGGAGAAAAAACGGTCGTTCGACGACAGGAAACGCTTCCCGTTCCCTCGGAGATGCCCCTCATGTCGGTGTCTCGAATATTCTTGTCGAGCCCGGAGGCCGCTCAAAAGACGAGCTGCTTCACGATATGAAACGCGGATTGTATGTCACAGAATTGATCGGGTTCGGTGTCAATGCTGTGACGGGCGACTATTCCCGGGGGGCGTTCGGATTTTGGGTGGAGGACGGAGAAATCCAGTTTCCGGTGAGTGAGCTGACAATCGCCGGCAATCTTGACGATATGTTCCAGTCTATTGTTGAAGTCGGAAACGACCGTCGAATCCGCTCGTCGATTTCATCTCCGTCGATTCTTCTCGAAAGCATGCGCGTCGGTGGAAACGGATGA
- a CDS encoding undecaprenyl-diphosphate phosphatase, whose translation MTFRQAIFFSLLQGTTELAPVSSLGHGVLLPLFAGWTSVSRNTQFLPFMVALHLGTALALLLFFWKDWWRLTRDTFLSLFSFSRGEIRPETRKNARIMGLLIAGTIPAAVLGFLLEKKIRILFSSPVVAAAFLGINGFVLILAEYLKKKGISGSLGNLPMSRAFIVGAFQSMALIPGLSRSGITMVGGLLNGLGHEEAARFSFLLSTPIIVGAGILEVPKLFRQGAGGMLHLAVAGGAVSFIAAYSTTFLLMRYFRSFETERALAPFGWYCLCLSAVAGIWLALH comes from the coding sequence ATGACGTTCCGTCAGGCTATTTTTTTCTCACTGCTTCAGGGAACGACAGAGCTCGCCCCTGTCAGTTCCCTTGGTCATGGCGTCCTGCTTCCCCTCTTTGCCGGCTGGACGAGCGTCAGCCGGAACACCCAGTTCCTTCCATTCATGGTCGCACTTCATCTGGGAACGGCTCTGGCTCTCCTCCTGTTTTTCTGGAAAGACTGGTGGAGACTGACGCGGGATACCTTTCTCTCCCTGTTCTCTTTCTCCCGGGGGGAAATCCGTCCGGAGACAAGGAAGAACGCGAGGATCATGGGGCTTTTGATTGCCGGGACCATCCCGGCGGCGGTCCTGGGTTTTCTTCTGGAAAAGAAAATCCGGATTCTGTTTTCTTCTCCGGTTGTGGCGGCGGCTTTTCTGGGGATCAACGGATTTGTCCTGATCCTGGCCGAATATCTGAAGAAAAAAGGGATTTCCGGATCGCTGGGCAATCTTCCGATGTCCCGTGCGTTCATCGTGGGTGCGTTCCAGTCCATGGCTCTTATTCCCGGGTTGTCGCGTTCGGGCATTACGATGGTGGGGGGGCTCCTGAACGGACTTGGGCATGAAGAGGCTGCCCGTTTTTCATTTCTTCTTTCGACGCCCATTATTGTCGGCGCCGGCATTCTGGAGGTGCCCAAGCTTTTTCGCCAGGGAGCGGGCGGGATGCTGCACCTGGCTGTCGCGGGCGGAGCCGTTTCTTTTATTGCTGCCTATTCGACCACATTTCTTCTGATGCGCTATTTTCGTTCCTTCGAAACGGAAAGGGCATTGGCTCCCTTCGGCTGGTACTGTCTGTGCCTGTCGGCTGTGGCGGGAATATGGCTTGCTCTTCACTGA
- a CDS encoding Sec-independent protein translocase subunit TatA/TatB, translated as MFGIGWPDFLFIAILLVLVVKPEEWPKVGRVAGKALRTIRHQAAPVLQEFRSFSDDLLSDPKSASRDEKLPEGWGPLPQSWQKGGEFLQERSVDDHHAG; from the coding sequence GTGTTCGGTATCGGTTGGCCGGATTTTCTGTTTATCGCAATTCTTCTTGTGCTCGTTGTCAAACCGGAGGAATGGCCAAAGGTTGGCCGGGTGGCCGGAAAAGCTCTCCGGACCATCCGGCATCAGGCCGCTCCGGTTCTCCAGGAATTTCGTTCTTTTTCCGATGACCTTCTGTCCGACCCCAAAAGTGCGTCCCGGGACGAGAAGCTGCCGGAGGGATGGGGACCTCTGCCACAGTCGTGGCAAAAAGGCGGCGAATTCCTTCAGGAACGCTCTGTCGACGACCATCATGCCGGTTGA
- the rimI gene encoding ribosomal protein S18-alanine N-acetyltransferase: MEEPRSEKAIDPREFRIVRLDVDPWPEILRRFFVRQDEKDRSDFYLGEALLSELKWVDVAEYYGLVRPKGPGIVGFMGAWFVEDEAEIHHIFLDPHWRRKGLGGLFLQRFMQYSSKRQVASLYLEVRRSNTGARSLYRNLGFSERGERKNYYSCPLEDAILMGCRLLEAVPAICGEGDLVSMEGALCDGFRTGADTGETRTRIL, from the coding sequence ATGGAAGAGCCCCGGTCTGAAAAAGCAATCGATCCGCGGGAATTCCGGATCGTTCGCCTGGATGTCGATCCATGGCCGGAGATTTTGCGCCGTTTTTTTGTCCGGCAGGACGAAAAAGACCGCTCGGATTTTTATCTGGGTGAAGCGCTGCTTTCAGAGCTGAAATGGGTGGATGTGGCCGAATATTATGGCCTTGTCCGTCCGAAAGGCCCGGGGATTGTCGGATTTATGGGGGCCTGGTTTGTGGAGGACGAAGCGGAAATCCATCACATTTTCCTTGATCCGCACTGGCGCAGAAAAGGACTGGGAGGACTGTTTCTCCAGAGGTTTATGCAATATTCGTCAAAAAGACAAGTTGCTTCGCTCTATCTCGAAGTTCGCCGTTCCAACACCGGCGCCAGATCCCTTTACCGAAACCTGGGATTTTCTGAGAGAGGCGAACGGAAGAATTACTACTCCTGTCCTCTTGAGGATGCCATTCTGATGGGATGCCGTCTTTTGGAGGCTGTTCCGGCAATTTGCGGAGAGGGAGATCTGGTCTCGATGGAAGGCGCCCTGTGCGACGGGTTCCGGACAGGTGCCGATACCGGCGAGACAAGGACCCGGATCCTCTGA
- the tsaB gene encoding tRNA (adenosine(37)-N6)-threonylcarbamoyltransferase complex dimerization subunit type 1 TsaB, whose product MIHLAVETSTELLGMALLEDGNLLGEISVRAKTGASEVLVQALDLLLISRKIEPASIRMVSCSRGPGAYTSLRVGFMFCQGFSEATGAELLAVSPLDVLVREWKSSEEELVLPVLNARQGQVTAALVKGEGERDSGFMPVPENPEDLVQRLPRTSIRIVGPGRVLVEPWRLSHPEWIWMDGEDLPPRAASQGKLAWERRNLFSDEVGLVYGRAPV is encoded by the coding sequence ATGATCCATCTGGCGGTTGAAACGTCGACAGAACTTCTGGGAATGGCACTGCTGGAAGACGGAAATCTCCTTGGCGAAATCAGTGTGAGAGCAAAAACCGGCGCCTCGGAGGTTCTGGTTCAGGCACTCGATCTTCTTCTGATTTCCCGAAAAATAGAACCGGCATCCATTCGGATGGTCTCCTGCTCCCGCGGTCCGGGCGCTTATACCTCTCTCCGGGTCGGTTTCATGTTTTGCCAGGGATTTTCCGAAGCGACTGGAGCAGAGCTTCTCGCCGTGAGCCCTCTTGATGTTCTTGTCCGGGAGTGGAAAAGCTCGGAGGAGGAGCTGGTTCTTCCTGTTCTGAACGCCAGACAGGGGCAGGTGACGGCAGCCCTGGTCAAGGGGGAGGGCGAGCGGGACTCTGGCTTCATGCCGGTGCCGGAAAATCCGGAAGATCTGGTGCAGCGTCTTCCAAGGACGTCCATCCGGATTGTTGGCCCGGGGAGGGTGTTGGTCGAGCCATGGCGTTTGAGTCATCCCGAGTGGATATGGATGGACGGCGAAGATCTTCCTCCCCGAGCGGCAAGTCAGGGAAAACTGGCATGGGAGCGTCGCAATCTTTTTTCTGATGAAGTAGGATTGGTGTATGGAAGAGCCCCGGTCTGA
- a CDS encoding LOG family protein has protein sequence MKEERTFGARMLGESFEDGQRALAFFGEGKSVPTVSVFGSSRLPEEDPACRMARLFGEYMASSGIRLLAGGQEGLMGQALAGAREFGVALNWQRGGSPVNPSGTNELRFLHLSMRKRFFLWPSRAVVLFPGGYGTLDELFELLALRQTEAWARIPAFCVEVSGRPFWAPFWETLANTLRSAPFLDRDAECPLPVLEDLDELTRRVQEAVFRWKG, from the coding sequence ATGAAAGAGGAGAGGACCTTCGGTGCCCGCATGCTCGGAGAGTCTTTCGAGGACGGGCAACGAGCTCTGGCGTTTTTTGGAGAAGGCAAGTCCGTTCCGACCGTTTCGGTCTTCGGATCGTCCCGTTTGCCGGAGGAGGACCCTGCCTGCCGAATGGCCCGGCTTTTTGGAGAATACATGGCTTCGAGCGGAATCCGTCTTCTGGCGGGAGGACAGGAAGGGTTGATGGGGCAAGCCCTGGCGGGAGCCCGTGAATTTGGTGTCGCCCTCAACTGGCAGCGGGGAGGCTCCCCGGTCAACCCTTCCGGAACCAATGAGCTCCGGTTCCTTCATTTGTCCATGCGCAAACGGTTTTTCCTGTGGCCCTCCCGCGCCGTCGTCCTGTTTCCGGGGGGATACGGAACGCTGGATGAGCTTTTTGAACTCCTGGCCCTTCGACAGACGGAAGCATGGGCCCGTATTCCGGCGTTTTGCGTGGAAGTGTCCGGGCGGCCTTTCTGGGCTCCTTTCTGGGAAACACTGGCCAACACTCTCCGGTCAGCTCCTTTTCTGGATCGGGATGCCGAATGTCCGTTGCCTGTTTTAGAGGATCTGGACGAATTGACCCGTCGCGTTCAGGAGGCTGTCTTTCGCTGGAAAGGCTGA
- a CDS encoding YdcH family protein has translation MSKSGFSPETSEFPSVADPYHIEKLKNQHQILEKRLQELSRRAILTPHEENEVRDIKHQKLQIKDWLTRVGGKEIGES, from the coding sequence ATGTCAAAAAGCGGTTTTTCCCCGGAAACATCCGAATTCCCGTCTGTTGCAGATCCATACCACATTGAAAAACTGAAAAACCAGCACCAGATTTTGGAGAAAAGGCTCCAGGAACTCTCCCGAAGAGCGATTCTGACTCCCCATGAAGAAAATGAGGTGCGGGATATCAAGCATCAAAAACTCCAGATCAAGGACTGGCTCACGCGTGTTGGCGGAAAAGAGATCGGAGAGTCCTGA
- the radA gene encoding DNA repair protein RadA, whose amino-acid sequence MKKKSVPDSFACPSCGYRSAKWMGFCPSCQEAPEGLVPVVSASSRLETILSDAEGGSRALRMEDVGKVAVERTSSGFREFDRVLGGGFVRGSFILLGGDPGVGKSTLALQAVAHMANRHKVLYAAGEESPEQVRMRYDRLGRNGGDLFILPETDLEAIVREVKRLSPELLVVDSIQTVTMGADGPSSGSVGLLRESASVLLELAKRASVTVLIVGHVTKEGVIAGPRVLEHLVDTVLYLEGDRSHPVRLLRTVKNRFGPTRELGIFEMSSEGLREVENASSFFLEGRKERLSGSVVVSSLEGTRPLLVELQSLVSPTTFPNPRRVAQGIPVSRLSILAAVLERRAGLSLSSRDIYVNVAGGVSLEETASDLGLVLSLAGSLKDISLSPDVVVFGEVGLGGEVRRVQEMESRLTEARRHGFTHAVLPAGGKKYPEISGLSLHPVREVGEALELLTKLGSAKA is encoded by the coding sequence ATGAAAAAGAAATCCGTTCCGGATTCCTTCGCGTGTCCTTCCTGCGGGTACCGCTCCGCCAAATGGATGGGATTCTGTCCTTCCTGTCAGGAAGCTCCGGAGGGTCTGGTTCCTGTCGTGTCCGCGTCCTCAAGGCTCGAGACTATTCTTTCTGACGCAGAGGGAGGTTCCCGTGCGCTCCGGATGGAAGATGTCGGAAAAGTTGCGGTCGAGCGGACAAGCAGCGGGTTCCGGGAGTTCGACCGTGTTCTAGGTGGAGGGTTTGTCCGGGGATCCTTTATTCTTCTGGGGGGAGACCCCGGCGTGGGCAAGTCGACCCTGGCCCTTCAGGCTGTGGCACACATGGCCAACAGGCACAAGGTTCTCTACGCGGCCGGGGAGGAGTCTCCCGAACAGGTCCGGATGCGCTACGACCGGCTGGGTCGCAATGGCGGAGATCTGTTCATTCTTCCGGAAACAGATCTCGAGGCGATCGTGAGAGAGGTGAAACGCCTGTCGCCCGAATTGCTCGTGGTCGACTCCATTCAGACCGTGACGATGGGAGCGGATGGTCCCTCCTCCGGTTCCGTCGGACTTCTGAGGGAATCCGCTTCTGTTTTGCTCGAACTGGCGAAAAGAGCTTCGGTGACAGTCCTGATCGTCGGACACGTGACGAAAGAAGGGGTCATCGCAGGTCCCCGGGTCCTCGAACACCTTGTCGATACCGTTCTGTACCTCGAAGGGGACCGGTCCCATCCGGTCCGTCTTCTCCGGACGGTGAAAAACCGTTTTGGTCCCACGCGGGAGCTCGGAATCTTTGAAATGTCGTCCGAAGGTCTCCGGGAGGTTGAAAATGCGTCTTCCTTCTTTCTTGAAGGGAGAAAGGAACGACTGTCCGGATCGGTTGTGGTGAGTTCCCTGGAGGGAACCCGACCGCTTCTTGTGGAACTTCAATCGCTTGTGTCCCCGACCACGTTCCCCAACCCGCGGCGTGTGGCGCAAGGCATACCTGTCTCGAGACTTTCCATTCTGGCGGCTGTTCTTGAACGCCGGGCCGGATTGTCACTTTCGAGTCGGGATATTTATGTGAATGTTGCCGGGGGTGTCTCCCTGGAGGAAACGGCTTCCGATCTTGGTCTGGTCCTGTCCCTCGCAGGGAGTCTCAAGGACATCAGTCTTTCCCCCGATGTAGTTGTTTTTGGAGAGGTCGGGCTTGGGGGAGAGGTCCGGCGGGTGCAGGAAATGGAAAGCCGGCTGACGGAAGCCCGGCGCCACGGCTTTACACACGCGGTTCTTCCGGCGGGCGGAAAAAAATATCCGGAGATATCCGGCCTGTCACTGCATCCTGTCCGGGAAGTGGGCGAAGCCCTGGAGCTTCTGACAAAACTTGGGAGTGCGAAGGCATGA